Proteins found in one Vespula pensylvanica isolate Volc-1 chromosome 10, ASM1446617v1, whole genome shotgun sequence genomic segment:
- the LOC122632409 gene encoding SAGA-associated factor 29, producing MPFTADAAATQIQERLRNVYQLVHDIEAQRNRTEHNLNNIVKTHEKVTPEDKVSPYYQQKLKNLYSAAVTDAQQEEEILRKALGKINEIRAIRNERRIQARNAGNKETIRRGALMKMLLSTAQTLPLYVGKAPGAKAPPLCGAVPAEPTYIAKMGDMVAALVKGSEEEENWILAEVVQFNPTTNKYEVDDIDEEQKDRHTLSRRRVVPLPLMRANPETDPHALFPKGSIVMALYPQTTCFYKAVVNQLPTTATEEYEVLFEDATYADGYSPPLNVAQRYVISIKESKKNKSQC from the coding sequence ATGCCATTTACAGCTGATGCAGCGGCTACTCAGATCCAGGAACGTCTTCGGAATGTATATCAGCTGGTTCACGATATCGAGGCACAGAGAAATCGAACGGAACACAATCTGAATAATATCGTGAAAACGCACGAAAAGGTTACGCCTGAAGATAAGGTTTCACCGTACTATCAACAAAAACTAAAGAATCTCTATAGCGCAGCAGTTACGGACGCTcaacaagaagaagagattttGCGGAAAGCTCTTGGGAAGATCAATGAAATTCGTGCGATAAGAAATGAGAGGCGTATACAGGCGAGAAATGCGGGTAACAAAGAAACGATCAGGCGTGGCGCATTAATGAAGATGCTGTTAAGTACAGCACAGACGCTTCCTCTTTACGTTGGTAAAGCACCAGGAGCAAAAGCACCTCCATTGTGCGGTGCTGTTCCAGCTGAGCCCACCTATATCGCAAAAATGGGAGACATGGTGGCTGCTCTGGTAAAAGGAtctgaggaagaagaaaactgGATCCTTGCGGAAGTCGTCCAGTTCAATCCCACGACAAACAAGTACGAGGTCGATGATATCGACGAAGAACAAAAGGATCGTCACACTCTTTCACGTAGACGAGTCGTACCTCTTCCACTGATGAGAGCTAATCCGGAGACCGATCCTCACGCTTTGTTCCCGAAAGGATCCATCGTGATGGCTCTCTACCCTCAGACAACGTGCTTTTATAAGGCCGTCGTCAATCAATTACCTACCACAGCTACGGAAGAATACGAGGTACTCTTCGAGGACGCCACTTACGCCGATGGTTACTCGCCTCCGTTAAATGTGGCACAACGTTATGTTATATCTATcaaggaaagtaaaaagaacaagagcCAATGTTGA